In Thunnus thynnus chromosome 13, fThuThy2.1, whole genome shotgun sequence, the following proteins share a genomic window:
- the LOC137196283 gene encoding olfactory receptor 52D1-like, protein MDNTTSLTFTMTAYAVMEKYKHGLFTVFLLLYLITITLNTLLISIIHQNKKLHQPMNVFACLLSINEIYGSTALLPALMSILISKTHEVSVKWCMAQVYFLHTYAGAEFCVLAVMGYDRYVAICYPLHYHSIMSNSKVGKLVALASLYPMIVFICYYSLTLRLSFCGKVMPKLYCVNMELVKISCTNASYISTVGLVLILFFVVPQVIMIVFSYAQISRVCWTLTKESQGNALKTCIPHVLSVINYTIGSLFEIIQTRFNMSHVAVEARIFLSLYFIIIPPVTNPVLYGLGTQIVRVQILKLFIKYKILPTQLANAVIAA, encoded by the coding sequence ATGGACAACACGACATCACTAACATTCACAATGACTGCATATGCTGTCATGGAAAAGTACAAACATGGGCTTTTTACTGTATTCCTGCTGCTGTATCTTATTACTATTACTCTGAACACATTACTGATTAGCATCATacaccaaaacaaaaagctaCATCAACCTAtgaatgtgtttgcatgtttgttatCCATCAATGAAATATATGGCAGCACTGCCTTGTTACCTGCACTTATGAGCATTCTCATATCCAAGACACATGAAGTATCTGTCAAATGGTGTATGGCTCAAGTCTATTTCCTGCACACATATGCAGGTGCtgagttttgtgttttagcTGTTATGGGATACGACAGATATGTTGCCATCTGTTACCCACTACATTACCACAGCATCATGTCTAACTCAAAAGTAGGCAAACTTGTTGCATTAGCAAGTCTATATCCCATGattgtatttatatgttattACTCCCTAACTTTACGACTGAGCTTCTGTGGAAAAGTCATGCCAAAATTATACTGTGTGAACATGGAACTGGTCAAAATTTCATGCACAAATGCATCATACATAAGTACAGTGGGACTTgtgcttattttgttttttgttgtccCTCAAGTAATAATGATTGTTTTCTCTTATGCACAAATATCAAGAGTATGTTGGACATTAACGAAAGAATCTCAAGGCAACGCTCTTAAAACTTGTATCCCACATGTATTATCTGTAATAAACTACACCATCGGTTCCTTATTTGAAATCATCCAAACTAGATTTAACATGAGTCATGTGGCTGTCGAGGCGAGGATCTTCCTGTCTTTATACTTTATTATCATTCCACCGGTTACCAACCCAGTGCTGTATGGACTGGGAACTCAAATAGTGAGAGTTCAGATACTGAAACTGTTTATTAAATACAAGATCCTGCCAACCCAGTTAGCAAATGCAGTGATTGCTGCTTAA